The genome window TTCACTTGTTGACTGCGGCACTGCACATTAAAAATGGATCACAAGTGCGGGCCAGACGGGCGTGCCCTAAATggagcgcacgcacgcacaaggGGGGGCGTGGGCCGATGCTGCAGTGCAGGTGGTCCGGCTTGAGCTGGGCTGCAGAGACCACGCCCTGAATGCCTCGTGTGCAACATGAGAGTGGCATCATTGCCTTTTTCCTGATTTAATGTCAACATTATAAATAAGGGTGGGAAAAGTACACAAATTTGAAGACAAGTATAAAAAtgataagaaaaaatatttaacattttattattctattaattattttttcattattatatgATTCTTTATTATtctatttgtattattattattaagtatAATAAAtgataagaaaaaatatttaacattttattgttctattaattattttgtaaattagAATTCCATTTTTCCACATCTGAAAATGTCCTGGCTCATCTGTACAATTTAAAAGTCTAATAACGCCCTCGTGCATAAAATTTGACCCGCCCATGTCTGGTAAAGATCCTCACATGATCACACCACACCATTGCAACatgtcgatttttttttttacttcaccaCGCctccactaggtggcagtagACACCGCAGAACAAATACTTGAGTCATGTGTGGACTCACCCGTCCAGCTGAGTCCCAGATGGTCAGCGACAATGGCCATGCGGAGGTCCGTTCTCTCGCAGGGACTCTGAGGACCTAAAACCGGGCAGTGcagcacaaaaaataattagaaaTTGCAGCTGGATGAATAAATCTAACAAAAAGAGAATGCTGAGAATGAGACGACACACAAAGGCGCTCTGGTGAGTCATTAGTTGTAGTGTTGGTGGATAAAACTAAGAAGACTAATTTGAGCTCACTGTCTCAACTTTTCTGGCCAAACTATTCTCAATCACTTTCAGTTGAAGAGTGGACACCCCATGATATTTATTATGATGCATAATCCATGCATGTGAGGCCAGAAAAGCACTTAGGGTGTAACGTCGGCTAATATTGTTAGTAGTTAAGTTTCACATCACAAACCATCAGGCAACATTCCCCCGGCTGACGAAAGCAACTACCGGCCGGCGCTTGACATCAGGAGGCTGAACTCACGCAAAGTGCCCGATTGTCAAGTTGGGGTCGATGAATTGTTTTCGTAGTGCACCCAAGAGTCCAAACATCACCAAGATCAGGCAAGCAGACTTAAACCAACACGTCACAATCTGACAAATCATCCGACAAATTGACTACTTTGAGAAGGCTAGAACTGAAAACCTAGACAACTTAAAAGAAAGACTTTCGCTAATTCCAGACCGTACCTTCCACTAAAATATCAAGAACAGAACTCACCCTGTGCAGGGCTTCATCAGACAACACAAGGATGACACAAACAAGAGAACGCTACACAACAAGAGCACCCACAACAGCTACATGCATAAGAGAAGATACACAAGGTGTTTACAAAAAGTTTACAAACTAGTCGTGTTTGCCGTGACGGGAATCGTGATCAAGCTCACTCCCTTCATCCTTCTGCTCCTCCCACTCGATTGTCGGCCTACTCTTCCTCCACAGGGTGGAGGGTGTGGATGTGGTGCCAGTGGTGCCGATGCAGGTGGAGCTAGCGGTGCGTGCAGGGCAGAAACACCTAGAAGCTCGTCTAGATGGTTCTGAAAAGGACGTGTCCCTGCAGTTCTCTCGGTCTTCAATGGAAGGTGATGCCCGGTTCTGACTTTTGTTCAGATTCCTTGGGAATGGTTGGGTCCAGAAAGTAACCTATCGATATGTCCTTTGCTTGAGTGTTAATATGAATCTTAATTGTGCGAGTCTCCAATGGCTTTCACTACTGGGATTTTAgatcaaaaaaatcaattctgTCAAAACCTGGACTTGCATATGTCTCTGGATTCTGTGCTTCTTAATGCTACATTcgtaaaaatgaataaataagggTAATATCGATACCAGAAACCTAAAACTGCCAATCTGTGATCTTAAATAAAGTGGAGGTCGCTACCGGTGTTTAGTGTTTGTTGGTCGGTCACTTCTTGAGAAGGTGCAGAGGGAGAATTTGGGTTACCCAAATCCTTGAAAGTGTCCAAAAGTTTGTCCAAAGGACTTGTGTCATTTATAAAATAATCTGTTAGATAATTCGAGCAATTTGCATAGTTTACAAGATCAGAATTTGAACCTGAAGCTATGATATTAAAATCATCTAAAGTGCTTGGACAGTCAAAATGACTTTCAGTAGTCTTATCAGATGTTCTGAATGTGGTGAATTTGGTGTTGGTGGTTGTGTCTCCGCCAGCGGCGTTTGGTATTTCTAACGGGACCGTAGTCGCCTGTACAGGGACTTGAGGGAAAACTACAGGGACACACATGGGGTCTTGATCGCTGTCGTCTACCTCTGTGTCCCTGACCCTGTACTTGCCCGCGGCGTAGGAATGCTCACCAATTTGAAAAAACTGGAGCCTCTCCTCCACCATGTCCCTCTTGCTCATGTCAATCGCACCACTGCGCGTCATCTCAAACATCTTTCCCTCGTGGAACGGGAAGGGGTTGGGCTCACTCGTCGGCGTGCTATCGTCCGTCGGCGTGCGAGCAGGGGTGCTGTCAGGCGTGGTGGCTTGAGATTGCTCGTCGACGGCTCGTCCGAAAGGCTTTGGCTCACCGTTGCTGGCCTGCGTTCCTCCCATGTCGACGATATCTTCTTCAGCGCCTTTACTCGGCCAGGGGTCAAAGTCCAACCCTTTGGTCGCAACAGTCTTAAATGGTGAATTGAACTCCTCTTCTAACTTATAGCTAAAGTATGTTTCTGAAAATCCCTCTTTAGCTGAAAGTTTCTGTCCATTCATATCAACGCTGTCTTTTGGAACATCATTCCCACCATCTGATGCTATGTCTTTCTGGTCCTTCAGACATTCTTCTGGGGTTTTCTCCTCTTCAATAACTTCTAGTTTAGTTTGAGGAAAAGAGCGGTCTAAGGGCCTGAAAGAGTCCGTCGCCCAGACATCTCGCCTGCTGTCCAGACCGGCTAAGGATTTCAAGTCGGCTTGTTCGTACATACCATCGTCCTCATCTTGAAGGTCGTACCCATCTAGGGAGTCTATCTCTGTGGCATCAGTGTCGTGAGAAAATTCAGCTGTTGTGGCTAGCGAACAGTCCGTTATGGACTGGTCGTTTCCGTTTTGTTCACATTCATAGTCCTCCCCGTTGCCGTTGGAACCATTGGAACCGTTAGAACCGTTGATTCCAATCAGAGGTTCATTGttgtttccatttttgtcatgttttttctgGTTTTCCTTCTCCCTCCTCTGTTGATCCTCTTCCCGAGGAGCTTTGAAAGTAAATTTCTTGGAGGGAATCGGGTGAAAGACTGACTCTTCATCAGCGTCATCGTCCCCATTGGACTGACTGTCGTCCACCTCAGGCGGCACTGGGGAGGGGGGCTGAATACGTATTATTGGTTCAATCAGCATCTTCTCCTGTTCTTCCTGTAAATTCACCTCCATCATTTCTGTCTCAGTTTCTGACGAAGCACAAGAACCTTTTCTGTCTGGATCAGAAGTCTCTGAGAGGTCCAACGGCGGTGGAGGAGGAAATTCAATGTATGCAACACCTTTGTCTTTAGAGGTCTCCTGTCCAGCTTTCTCATCATATCCATTAAGGATGGAGCTATTCTCTAATCTCGGATAGTTATCAGTCATTAGCGCTTCCTgcatgttagcattagctaaGTCAGCACTGATGCTAGTTTGGATTCCAGGTGTGGTCTTTTGAAAAGAGATGATGGCTTTTCCTTGGTCATCTTGTTCCAATTCCTCAGGTACCTCCATGATTGGGCTGGGTTTATCTGGCATCAATTCCATAAAGCCATCAGGGGTCTTGGCGGTGAGGTCATAGCTGACCTCTTCAGAGCTGGGGGTGTCTGGCGTAACGGGGCTTTTCCCTGAGCTATCTATGAAGGATATCTGTTCTAGGGTGTCATCATCTGGGCTGAGGGGACCAAGTCCAGAAACTGACTTTTGTTTCACAGCATGCAGCCCCCCTTTGGCCTCCCTTTCAGCCTGGCGGCCAACCTGAAGACTAACATAAACAGGTAGCCTTTTAATGCCTTTGAAATTTTCTTTGGTTGCTGCGGCAGCTGGAGGCGTTATGACTTCTTCCAGAATGTCTTTGGAACAGAGTAAGTTATTCGAATTTGAATCTTTGGGGATGTTATCAAGGATttcaaatgtaacattttcatttggtaGGGTGGCGCTTGCCCCgaggcttttatttttagataaCGTGGGAATCTGTGAAGGTTTTGTTACCGGATATTTCTTAGGCGGGTCATTGTCATTAGAATTGAATGTGGTTCTTATAGGAATTTGAGTATCAGACTTTTTTCttaagtttttatttattacgtCGTCGCTATCTATTCTTGAAACGTCTGTTGTGACTTTGTTAGCGTCGCTATTTATCTccgaaaatgttttttgtggtGACACATTAGGGacgtttttgtttgaaaacagTTTTGGGGACTTGGGTGACGTCAAAGCGCTATCTGCTGCgtcttcattattattttggatTCTTTCCTCCTGTGATGTTTCAGTaacttttgatgttttttgatCTGTAAAAAAATGGTAAACTGGGAGTTTGCTTTCCTGTAATTTCTTTACAGAAGGTTTTGGTTGAACCGGAGGGGGTGTTTTGCTTGGCCGAGACTGGGGTTGTTTCTGAGACTCAGATTCAAACTTCATCCTCACAGAAGTAACTTTGGATGTTGATTTTATGTGGGAAGGAGAGGAGGGCTCAGACTCACAGGTCTTAGATTGTTGGCTTTTCTGAGGACTACTTGGCAAGCTAgaacttttcttttcagcaGGTAAAACTCGACCAAATGTTTTAGTAACGGAAGGATCCGCGAGTTTGGTTTTACTGAACGTTTCATCCCCCGCCTTAGTTTTTTGAGGGCTGCTGCATGCTGAGCTCGGCCAGGACCTGGGCTCTTTGAGTTCTCGTCGGACGGGCTTTCTTTCAGGTGACTGAAGTTCATCGTTTAGCTTTTCTGTTTTATCACGGAAAAATTGGGAAACCTCACAGAGTTTTTCTTCCGCTTCTTTTACAGTTTGATCAACCCTGTCCTCATAGAGGAGCTTGTCCCTGCTCCTGTCATGTTTATCCTCAGTAAATCTCATCCAGACTGCATGTTTGGGGCTACCTTGTTCAGTTGAATAATGGAGCACTGTAACTTTATCAAACTGGGGTGATTCGTCTCTTTGCATAAATGTTCCTGCTTTCGGGGAGCCATCTTTTGAGGACTTGGATACAAACTCCCTTTTAGGACTGTCTTGCTGCTCAgatgtttggttcctgtcagTCTTCATTGCCGAATCTTCTGAATCGTCTGATTGACGTGTCGAGGATGAGTCGAGTTTTTCGGAATGGAGCATTTTTTCAGCAAACCTGTAGGACTCGCCTCTGACCTCAGATAGCTCATCGTCACAGTATTCTATGGAATGCTGACTCAGCAGTTTTAGGGCTTTGTAGGAATCATCAGCTATGAGTTGAGCAGAGCTCGGCCGACTGTCCTCTTCCTGCGAAACCGGTGTATTAACACGAGATGTTTCCAGAAAATGGGGCAGGTATTCTTCAGCAATCagttcctcctcttcctgttgGCTCTCATCATAATCAAGCAGTTCCTTTATAGACTCCCCTTTATAGACGTACAGCTCAGGATGTTTCTTCGTTTCCCTGATATAAACTTCTGTGGGCTCGGATGTGCAGTGACCTTTCTCAATATGTACCTCGATTATCCGCTCGACTTTGGGTTTGGATTTATTGTCCCTGTCGAGAAATCTCGGCGACAGCTCGTCGCCTTTGACCGAGTCTTGGTTAGCTTTATGCTCAAACAGGCCCGCCAGTTCTTTGGACGGGTCCCGACCAGACTGGAAGGCTTTCATGATGTCTCGCACTGACATGCCTTCCTCAATCCCCTCTGTGGTGTCAGGCTTATGATAGACCATTCTGGTTGTCGTGGTAAtatgtgtttcttctttaaGACACATGCTCATTGAGTCCTCATCTGTCATTTGGATGGGGGCGACTGAGCTTCCTGAAGCTGCCCCTGACTCAGCAGAAGGAAGAGCAGACACAGGCTCCTCCACAAAGAAAGGCTCATCTGAGATGCTCTGACTGTAGAGATCTTCTAACCTGGTCTCAGACACACTGGGAGGGATGGAAGCATCAGTAAATAAAGGCTTGGCTTCTGTACTTTCTGCACTCTGGGGAGCAGAGGGGGTCTTTTCACTTCTAGTCTCAAAACCGCTGTCAGATAGCGGACTCTTATCCTGCTCATGAGACAGCTCCTCTGGGGATTCGAGAATGGTGTCACCCCCTGGATAAGCCTCGGCTAGTTTGCTTAGGTCTTTCTCGGACGGAGACCTGAGCATGCCAGACACCGGCGGaggcatttttaatttgtgctCCTGTATAGTCATGGAAGGCTTCAGAATgcgtttttgtttctcttcccCTTCCGTCTCCTCGTACCTGCCCTTCAACTCTGCCATTTTAGAGAGAGAGCTAGCCCCAATAGTGTTAGTTAAATAGTCGACCACTTTAGCTAAATCGAGGTCATTGTTCGACTGGTGCTTAAGTAGACGTGAGCTCTCGTCAGAGAGAACGTTTCTTCGGGCCTCCTCAATCTCATCTACAGAGAATTCCTCCCACCCATCCTCTACATTCTCTTTACTTTCATTCCCAATGTCCTTTTGTAGGATCTCGCTCACCTTCACTAAATCTTTCTTCACTTTCTCAACAAGCGTGTACGGCTCATCGTCCTCTAACTTGGTCTCACGAGGAGTGCTTATGCGTGACGTTTGGACCGTTTTGGCAGCCGTCTGTGGGTCTGTCTGTAAGATGGCTGTCATTCTCATCAGGTCTTCTTTCATGTCTGCTACATCTTTTAATATCTCCTGGTTGGAGGTGGCGGCAGTGTGGACGATGGGCGGCGTGATGTAGGGAGGCGATTTCAACTGGGAGTTAATTTTGGAGGCTGTAACGCACGACGACATGGAGGAAGAGGGGGAGGTGCGAAGGGAATCGGGAAGCGCCATTTTGAGAGAGCCTGGTCCTGGTTTAACGGGGGTCTCTGGCATGACGCTAACCAACGAGTAGACAGGTACGGTCACTGTGTTTGAGGTCACTGCAGGTACTGAGGAGGCGGCGGTAGATCTCAGAGAACTGTAAGCAGAACTTGCTGGAGCAGATCGAAGAGGGGATGACCGTGATTTAAGTGTGCCATAGCCTGTTGCGGAATAAGAGTCAATGGCTTCATTAATGGCGGCACTGATGCCAGATGTGGCTGCCTGGGTGGTGGCTTGAATCCTCTCCTGGAGGCTTCTCTCCGATAGGAGCCGAGAAGAAGGTGAGGAGGGCGTAGATGAGGACGAGGCATATTTGACAGGCGAAACGTTCCCATTCACCATGGACAATTCCGACGATGCGATGGTTGTCTTTCCGGTCGAGGTCAAAGATGACAAAGAGGTTTTCCCTCCTCGTGTTGACAGGGCTGAATCAGAAGAGGTCTTCAAAGACGACAGGGTGGAGAGGCTTTTAGCAGAGGCAGGACTTGCTGTGTCTATTTTAAAAGGCATACTCGAACTGTAGATGCTGTACGGTTTCTTTGGTGAGACGGGAGTAGTTGTGGACTTGGCCGGTACGTAACCGTTGGGTATGGCGTGAACTGGGGAGGTTCTTGACGTGTAAGGACTTTTGATAGAAGCAGGTTCTGTTGCAGATTTATATGGACTTCCAGAAGAAACAAAGGCGGGGGAAGCCTGGACAGGATACTGACCCTGCTGGATAACAGTTTTAATGGGCGATGGTATAGTCCTGTAAGACCTCACAGGGGACGAAGGGAGGATGTCGTGGGATGGTAGGTTGGTTGCTTGCAATGGAGATCCCATGCTGGCTCCAATTGGAGAACATGCAGGTGTTGGGGAGAAGGGCCAGGACGATTTCAATGGAGAAGCAGCTGCTGAGTTGGCTGGTGCATCGGCAGCGATGACGGGACCGCCCATTCCGCCGAGTTTCGCTTGGCCAGAGGCGGTAAGAGGAGCAGTTGACCATGGGGGGTAAGGTCTGGTTGGAAAGACAGGTTTGTGAGGGTGACCAGCAGGCAGTGCTCTTGCGGCTGGTGTGCTTCTCTCAACTGCTGTTTCTTCAGCGGAATTTAATGATGGAGAAATAAtgggaaaagaaatcaaaatggaTGTGGAGTAACCAAGAAAAATGGGAAAAGATAAGAAGAtgcggaggaagaagaagaagaggtcaGAGGAGGGAGAGTTGGTCAGTGAAGCAGTTCTGTTATTAAAGGAACAACAAACAGCAGTTTCATGAAGATATTTAGGAATTGACGGATTTCATTCAAAACTGTCTTCAGATGTTGCTCTCTCAAACACTGACAACAaccacaacaaaatggatgattgAAATCCAAGCCCAACAAAGcagcaaagtaaaaaaacaacgacAACAGTGGCACTGAATTGGCAACGGAAAGATGGCAGGGATGACTTCAAAAGCAgctcctcttttcagacatgAGACGTTCAGCGTATGGATTCTGCGTCTAATTTCAAACCACTTTAAAAGTGCCTTTTATCTGTTTGGTCCCAACCGATACACATGGCAAATTTCCTTTAACGACAGGTCAGACAAAccctttgccttttttccccccctaaaCTGACAAAATGTCCTCCAAAACTGACGTTTGGTCCATTTTGTCATGCACAGTCAGTAAAAAGATGGTGACAAGCCGAACCAGCCAAACTCAAGAACCCTCCTCACATGCATGGCTCACCCACATAAACCATAAAAAGcttcaaaattcaaatgggACAAACGAAAAAGTAAAGCACATGTTTCTTTGACCACCCCTGTCGACAATGAGAGAGTCAAAGAAAGAACAACCAAAAGCCGGAAGAACTCACAAGCACTGCAAAACAATTCCAAAAAccaatcatgcaaaaaaaaaaaaaaaaagatgtaccATGTCGTAAACAAGCATGTGGACAGTGCATGTTGTGTCAAGAAGAGAAACTTTACTACAACGCCTCGGacatatggattttttttaattttcttgttTGGGATGTTGTtagtgaaaatgacaaaactcaCTCAGTGCAGGCTCGGCCAGATAGCTGTAGCGCTTACGTAAGGCTAGTGAGGCAAAGGTATGACGTCGCTCGGGCTTTTCAGTCTGCAACAAtagcaaacaacacaagttGGCTATCAGGTGAACGCAACTTTGTCCTGACGATTTACAGATTGATTTTTGGGATGAAACAATTGGAACGTGGAACCAATTAAGTAATCTTAAAGGTATTACATTGGATTTATGATGTCATGCAAAAGTCAGCATTTGGTACAAGGGAAAGTGTTACATTTCCCTTGGGGGTAGCGGGCGAGAGTAAGCCTATGCTAAGCAgagcatggggggggggagggggagggagggtgtAGTTTACCTCATCCTCGCCATCTGACTCCATTTCCTGGTTCCCAAGATGCATTGCAGAAACGGGCGGCGAGGGGCGGGGCAAGGGAGACGAGTAACATAATGGAAAGCAGGAAGGGAGGAGGAAAACATCAGcgtgtggggaaaaaaaaaaaaaaaaaaaaagagagagtgaTTTACAGAAGCTCCAGAAGCCACTGTGggcaaatgcaacaaaaaaaaaaacaataaatcaaaaagCGCCATGAGAAATTGCGAGAACATCAATCAAGTCAAGCCAGCCTGAGCAAATGAAAAGTCtttagcccaaaaaaaaaaatccaacggaaaagaaaacagccaATGAGAAGCAACCACGGCGTACAATAAAGAACCAAGAAACATTAAGAGAAGCCTTAAACAGATAAAAGACACACTTTTGGaccttggatttttttttttaccctagCGCCACCGCTACTTCCCTGACGGTGAGGATGCTCATGGAAGtgacaagacaaaaatgatgacTTGATCTTACCTTTTTGGCGGCGGGTAACGTGATGTTCAAGTTGCACACTGCCGTTTGCGGCAGGCCTTTTGTGCTCTTACACTCTTTGAGAAAGGTGAGACGGCCGCACGGCTCCTGGCTGGGGTCTCGAACCTGCGGCCAGGgaggaaatttttttttatgccctGCTTTGTGTGTCCTAATTAAGTGATGAAACACGAAATGTTTAACCAAGCGGGAAATAGGATCGATTGTACACATCGGGTCAATCGATGCCTGTGAACggcgtccattttttttttttcaagtagtAGTGTGCATTTGTGGTACCTTGACGCAGAACGGCAAGCGGTTTTCTTTGAAAGCGTAGAAGTTGAGAACTAACTGCTGACCGCTTTTGGTCAGAGGGGTCAAGTTTCCGTAGCAATCCACATAAATGGGACGACCCTCCAGGACCTGAACACACCCAAAACCGGCCAGAACCGGAAATTTATAAAAGGTTCAAATACACAAGGATCCTTAAGAATGGGCACCTCAATGTCTTTGCTCCTGGCCACCTCCTCAAAGTTCTCCTGCTGCTCCAGGGTCTTGTCCACTTTGTCGTCGGTCATACAGAAGCACCTCAGCCTGGACTCCACCGGGTCGTTCATTTTGGCAAAGACAACAAACTTGGCCATGTAGGGCACGCAGATTAGCTCCCGGTATAACTGCGAGGCCAAGCCCACCGTCTCCGGGATTTGGTGGCAGTCGGCCAGCCAGAACCTGTTCAGAACCACCCGATAAGCAAATGGAAATATATGCGAGAAGAGGCCCGGCCCGGGTTCTCACCGTGCTGAAACGTTGGTTGTGAAAGACACGCAGTCGTTGACAAAGGTGAGGGGAGTCGTGCCGGTGATGTCTTCCCACTGTGCCGGCGACGTTCCACCTACAAGAGAAGGATTGGGTCTTGGGTTCTGGtaccttccaaaaaaaaaaaaacctcctaAAACCACTTCACCTGTGATGCTGCAGAGAAGGCGGAGGCAAGGTGTGCAGTCTCCTTTGTAGCCGTTGGAAAGGCCCTCGCCCGAAAGCGGCGGGACTGGGATGGTCATGGTGATGGGCTTGTGGAACTTCCTCCGTCTGGGCTCCACCGTCACGATGGGGCTGAAGGTGGCACGGTTGCCGAGGATCTTCTTCACAGTTTCGTCGGGTACCGGCTGAGCCTGAGAATCCAGAAAGGATCAGGGTATTTATTTCACGGGAAATTTGAAGGCCTCTAATGTGTGAGACTTACCTGAAGGCCAACTTTGATCTTTTTGGTAAGCGCCCCCTCGGGGAAGGAGGCCTGAACCAATAGGACGCTCCGGCTGCACACAGTCCCGCCCTCGGGTCCCATCTGATGCGTTTCCTGTCTGATGCGGGACACCACGGCAAAGTACTGTGGGAAATCTTTGGTGATGATGCGGCAGATCCTCTTCCTTTGCAACTCCTCTGCACTGTCCAGTTCTAGAAGAACATCCAATGACATTACAAGAAGTGACATTTAGACATCCTGACGTATTTTACCTTCATCCATGCCGTTGAGGAGCTGGCGGAGCTCCTCGGTCTTGCAGTCGTACAGATGCTCCTTCCAGGTTTCTCCGTTCTCGCTTCGCAGAAGGATCAGTTCTCGTTCTTGTCCTCGCATGGAACCAAAGTGGGGGATCTCCACGATCACCGGCCTGGTAGGGAAACGAATCGCATATTGACTCAAGCGACGTTCAAGGAAGATCTCAAAGTTGTTGCTCTACCATCTACACAGAACTAGAGAAGCACAGAAAGTGAACGTGTGAATGGATACGGGTTCTGCCGGGTGTTCAAGCCACGTTTCCACCAAGCGCTACAGCATTTTAAAATCCGCTTGGCAGAAATTAGGCTTTCCATTTGTTCAATGGC of Syngnathus acus chromosome 19, fSynAcu1.2, whole genome shotgun sequence contains these proteins:
- the LOC119137994 gene encoding ankyrin-3-like isoform X2 → MAHAASQLKKKADENLVAAEEEREKERKRARRRQRGGDVKKKTDVNACYLRAARAGNLEKALDYLKNGVDINICNQNGLNALHLASKEGHVEVVAELLQQGANVDAATKKGNTALHIASLAGQMEVVKELVTHNANINAQSQNGFTPLYMAAQENHLEVVHYLLEHGSSQSIATEDGFTPLAVALQQGHDQVVSLLLENDTKGKVRLPALHIAARKDDTKAAALLLQSDHNADVESKMMVNRTTESGFTPLHIAAHYGNINVATLLLNRGAAVDFKARNDITPLHVASKRGNGNMVRLLVERGAKIDARTKDGLTPLHCGARSGHEQVVEMLLSRSAPILSKTKNGLSPLHMATQGDHLNCVQLLLHHDAPVDDVTNDYLTALHVAAHCGHYKVAKVIVDKKANPNAKALNGFTPLHIACKKNRVKVMELLLKHGASIQAVTESGLTPIHVAAFMGHENIVHQLINHGASPNTSNVRGETALHMAARAGQSNVVRYLVQNGARVDAKAKDEQTPLHITSRLGKLDIVQLLLANGASPDTTTSSGYTPLHLAAREGHREVAATLLDQGASLGITTKKGFTPLHVAAKYGKLEVANLLLQKNAAADAAGKSGLTPLHVAAHYDNQKVALLLLKQGASPHASAKNGYTPLHIASKKNQLEIATTLLEYGASTNSVTRQGITPLHLASQEGNVDVVTLLLARDASVNAGNKYGLTPLHLAAQEDKVNVAEVLVNHGATIDPETKLGYTPLHVACHYGNVKMVHFLLKNQAKVNGKTKNGYTALHQAAQQGHTHIINLLLHHEASPNELTTNGNSALSIARRLGYISVVDTLKVVTEETLTTQTVTEKHKMNVPETMNEVLDMSDDDACKANAPEMITEDYLSDVDEEMDCESICISYSCDDAMTGDTDKYLAPQDLRELGDDSLPQEGYMGFSVGARSQSPKVSLRSFSSDRSNALNRSSFTRDSMMIEEMLAPSKEMMLCKEKSFIVEHNKRLAMAKDGDSDSLKRYSWTPDATDNVNLVSSPVHSGFSSPLPQYDSRFLVSFMVDARGGSMRGSRHNGMRIIIPPRKCTAPTRITCRLVKRHKLASPPPMVEGEGLASRLVEVGPAGAHFLGPVIVEIPHFGSMRGQERELILLRSENGETWKEHLYDCKTEELRQLLNGMDEELDSAEELQRKRICRIITKDFPQYFAVVSRIRQETHQMGPEGGTVCSRSVLLVQASFPEGALTKKIKVGLQAQPVPDETVKKILGNRATFSPIVTVEPRRRKFHKPITMTIPVPPLSGEGLSNGYKGDCTPCLRLLCSITGGTSPAQWEDITGTTPLTFVNDCVSFTTNVSARFWLADCHQIPETVGLASQLYRELICVPYMAKFVVFAKMNDPVESRLRCFCMTDDKVDKTLEQQENFEEVARSKDIEVLEGRPIYVDCYGNLTPLTKSGQQLVLNFYAFKENRLPFCVKVRDPSQEPCGRLTFLKECKSTKGLPQTAVCNLNITLPAAKKEMESDGEDETEKPERRHTFASLALRKRYSYLAEPALTVERSTPAARALPAGHPHKPVFPTRPYPPWSTAPLTASGQAKLGGMGGPVIAADAPANSAAASPLKSSWPFSPTPACSPIGASMGSPLQATNLPSHDILPSSPVRSYRTIPSPIKTVIQQGQYPVQASPAFVSSGSPYKSATEPASIKSPYTSRTSPVHAIPNGYVPAKSTTTPVSPKKPYSIYSSSMPFKIDTASPASAKSLSTLSSLKTSSDSALSTRGGKTSLSSLTSTGKTTIASSELSMVNGNVSPVKYASSSSTPSSPSSRLLSERSLQERIQATTQAATSGISAAINEAIDSYSATGYGTLKSRSSPLRSAPASSAYSSLRSTAASSVPAVTSNTVTVPVYSLVSVMPETPVKPGPGSLKMALPDSLRTSPSSSMSSCVTASKINSQLKSPPYITPPIVHTAATSNQEILKDVADMKEDLMRMTAILQTDPQTAAKTVQTSRISTPRETKLEDDEPYTLVEKVKKDLVKVSEILQKDIGNESKENVEDGWEEFSVDEIEEARRNVLSDESSRLLKHQSNNDLDLAKVVDYLTNTIGASSLSKMAELKGRYEETEGEEKQKRILKPSMTIQEHKLKMPPPVSGMLRSPSEKDLSKLAEAYPGGDTILESPEELSHEQDKSPLSDSGFETRSEKTPSAPQSAESTEAKPLFTDASIPPSVSETRLEDLYSQSISDEPFFVEEPVSALPSAESGAASGSSVAPIQMTDEDSMSMCLKEETHITTTTRMVYHKPDTTEGIEEGMSVRDIMKAFQSGRDPSKELAGLFEHKANQDSVKGDELSPRFLDRDNKSKPKVERIIEVHIEKGHCTSEPTEVYIRETKKHPELYVYKGESIKELLDYDESQQEEEELIAEEYLPHFLETSRVNTPVSQEEDSRPSSAQLIADDSYKALKLLSQHSIEYCDDELSEVRGESYRFAEKMLHSEKLDSSSTRQSDDSEDSAMKTDRNQTSEQQDSPKREFVSKSSKDGSPKAGTFMQRDESPQFDKVTVLHYSTEQGSPKHAVWMRFTEDKHDRSRDKLLYEDRVDQTVKEAEEKLCEVSQFFRDKTEKLNDELQSPERKPVRRELKEPRSWPSSACSSPQKTKAGDETFSKTKLADPSVTKTFGRVLPAEKKSSSLPSSPQKSQQSKTCESEPSSPSHIKSTSKVTSVRMKFESESQKQPQSRPSKTPPPVQPKPSVKKLQESKLPVYHFFTDQKTSKVTETSQEERIQNNNEDAADSALTSPKSPKLFSNKNVPNVSPQKTFSEINSDANKVTTDVSRIDSDDVINKNLRKKSDTQIPIRTTFNSNDNDPPKKYPVTKPSQIPTLSKNKSLGASATLPNENVTFEILDNIPKDSNSNNLLCSKDILEEVITPPAAAATKENFKGIKRLPVYVSLQVGRQAEREAKGGLHAVKQKSVSGLGPLSPDDDTLEQISFIDSSGKSPVTPDTPSSEEVSYDLTAKTPDGFMELMPDKPSPIMEVPEELEQDDQGKAIISFQKTTPGIQTSISADLANANMQEALMTDNYPRLENSSILNGYDEKAGQETSKDKGVAYIEFPPPPPLDLSETSDPDRKGSCASSETETEMMEVNLQEEQEKMLIEPIIRIQPPSPVPPEVDDSQSNGDDDADEESVFHPIPSKKFTFKAPREEDQQRREKENQKKHDKNGNNNEPLIGINGSNGSNGSNGNGEDYECEQNGNDQSITDCSLATTAEFSHDTDATEIDSLDGYDLQDEDDGMYEQADLKSLAGLDSRRDVWATDSFRPLDRSFPQTKLEVIEEEKTPEECLKDQKDIASDGGNDVPKDSVDMNGQKLSAKEGFSETYFSYKLEEEFNSPFKTVATKGLDFDPWPSKGAEEDIVDMGGTQASNGEPKPFGRAVDEQSQATTPDSTPARTPTDDSTPTSEPNPFPFHEGKMFEMTRSGAIDMSKRDMVEERLQFFQIGPQSPCERTDLRMAIVADHLGLSWTELARELDFSVEEINSIRVENPNSLTAQSFMLLKKWVHRDGKNATTDTLTAVLNKINRLDIVTLLEGPIFDYGNISGTRCFADDNAVIPDQCDGYHQIDAELRTPPELNCAPPTPLCSDDFFRKGGDGVVDSPSRPSELSLVGNPPLVRVEDTSESPDNDRRAAQRRTMFEGAYAPYERQGGCPEEEDEMTQERLQSLLEDIKLEGEGLEDEEMTEEKVHAILEQVRQAEKDFCSLPGWSESDAVAAVDEATAEPGHAVEEGSPDSLVDSLEQPAPSSKKEEEEQGGDRSARRVQWAQNVQCEHVFDDEEEEVEEELEAEESSSEETTVTTRVFRRRVILKGEEARNVPGESVTEEQFTDSDGNLVTRKVIRKVVRRVVGSEQKDEVGEEAGAVVAVAPSGGAVVGKGKRRGKRSRQGHKGKKSHS